DNA sequence from the bacterium HR17 genome:
TCAAATCGCTAAGGGTGTTTCCGCAACTGTGCAGATGGACGGGAAAAGATGGCACGGCGTTTTAAGCGCCAAAGTCGGCGATGTAAGGGTCGGCTTGTTCGCTTTCAAGTTCAAAACGCTGGGTATCATCGCCGGTTGGACAAGTCAATAGCCCTTTGCTTTCCTTTCGGCAGTGCCTCGGAGGGCGCGTCAGGCGACGCGCCCTTGCAGTTTTTATGCCATTTTTCGGCGGCTCCGGAGAGCCGCCCTCCGACCGAAACCATTATTCAACACAGCAATAGCCTTTCACTTCTGAGCGAGGAAAAATGTCTCGCCGGTAATGAGCGCCATCAAAATGAATTTTGCTGACGGCTCGGTAAACTTTTTCGGCAGCGTCAGCGAAATTGTTCCCTACCGCCGTCACGCCCAAAACTCGTCCGCCAGAGGTGACAAGTTGCCCGTCCTTTTGGGCTGTGCCGGCGTGGAAGACGATGACGCCTTCTTCTCGCTCCGCATCATCAATTCCCGTGATGATTTTTCCTTTCTCGTAAGCGCCAGGGTAGCCTGCCGATGCCATCACGACGCAGATGCAAGCGCCATCACGCCATTGAGTTTTGACCTCGTGCAGTCGCTCATCAATCACGGCTTCGCAAATTTCAACCAAATCGGTTTCCAGCAGTGGCAACACCGCTTGAGTTTCAGGGTCGCCGAAACGGCAGTTGAACTCCAAGACCTTAGGTCCTGCCTTCGTGAACATCAAACCGCCGTAAAGCACGCCCTTGTAAGGGCGTCCTTCTGCCGCTAACGCAGCGATTGTCGGTTTCATGATGGTTTCAACGATTTGGTCGTAAAGGGCAGCGTCAATGTCAGGCACAGGGCAATACGCACCCATGCCACCTGTGTTTGGGCCTTGGTCGTTGTCCAACAGCCGCTTGTGGTCGCGGGAGGGAGGCATCGGCTTGACAGTTTTCCCGTCAGTGAAAACCATCACTGAAGCCTCACGCCCTTCAAGTAACTCCTCAACGACGACTCGTTTGCCGGCGTTGCCGAATTCCCGCTCAACCATGATTCTGTCAACGGCGCGAATCGCTTCATCCAAAGTCAAGCAGATGATGCTGCCTTTGCCAGCAGCCAAACCTTCTGCCTTGACGACGATGGGAGCACCTTGTTGGCGGATGTATGACTTTGCCTCCTCGGGGTTATCAAAGACAGCGAATTTTGGGGAGGGCACACCCCACTTAGCCAACAATTGTCGGCAAAAAACTTTGCTGCCTTCAATTTCCGCTGCAGATTTTGTCGGACCGAAGATGCGCAAACCCCGCTTTTGAAACTCATCAACGATGCCAGCACACAGCGGCGCCTCGGGACCAACAACTGTCAAGTCAATGCGTTCTCGCTCAGCGAAATCAGCCAAAGCCTTGATGTCTTCGGCACCGATGTTCACGCATTTTGCCAATTTAGCGATACCTGCATTCCCTGGCGCGCAATAAATTTCGCTCACCTTCGTGCTCTGAGCGATTTTCCAAACCAAGGCATGTTCTCGTCCTCCACCGCCAACGACCAGAACCTTCATCCGCGTTCCTCCTTTCTGCGCTTCGTCCGCTCTCAGAATAAATTGTGCCATGAAGATGCGCGAGGTAGGGGCAAAGATTGGCAGGGAAGTTGACACTGAGAGAAGTTAGTCAAGATCGGCTCTGCGTATCCAAATGTAGACTGCCTCTTCGTTCATATCTCAACACCTTCTTTCAAGGCATAGTAGGTCAGGAAGCCTGTGTTGCCCTTTCTTTTCTCTACAACCTCCTCTGACTGGATGAAGATATCGCCCCAAAATCCGTTCTCTACGAAACGCCAGTGAATTCGGTTCACGATTTCACGGCGTTCGTGGTAAGGTAGTTCCCTGTCCGTAATCACAAAAAAGTCCCAATCACTATCAGGGCGAGCCTTTCCTTTAGCACGGCTGCCAAAAAGCAAAATACGCCGCACCTGATAGCCTGCTCGTTCCACTTCTTCTGTGATGATGGCTTTGGCTTTCTTGACAATCTCCTCCATGACCTTCACCGCCAAATCAAGGGTTCAATCAAGCAAAAGTGAAATTCACAACTGTCAAGTCAATGTGTTCCCGTTCAGCGAGATCAGCCAAAACATTGATGTCTTCAGTGCTCAACAATCAGAGCCTTCACTCTTGCTCTTCCTTTCAACGAAGGCTGAACAGTCTCGCTTTTCACAATTGTGCCACGATGATTGTTGAGTAGCAGTGAGCGGATAGACAGGCAGATTGGAAAGTAAGCAAATTGGCGTGGGAACAAATCGGTAATGGCAGAAAGAGTCAAGGGAGAGACGATAAACAGTTCGTCAACGGCTTTGGGCGAGTTTGCGAAGCAAAGAGGGTAACTCCTGAGGTTTGCGACAGACAACGAATTCCCATCTTCCGAACTCGCCGTGATAGTTCACTGCCCTCACCCAACGCTGAGCGGCGATCTCCTTCTGCCTGTCCTGTTCAGTTTCAAATCCCTTCACTTCCAGAATGACCTTCAACTCACTGTCATCATGACATCTCAATCGCACCAGATAATCGGGGCGATATTCGTGCCGAACACCTTGCCACTCGTAGGGGATGGTGAAATCAAGGTGGTCATTGCGGGCGTAGGCGATCACTTCGGGCATCCGTTCCAACTGGTAGGCGACGCTGTGTTCCCATTTGGGTGCATCCAACACTACATGGCTGATGTGGCTTTTGGTAGTGCCTACCGTCGGGCGTGTCGTGCGGAACAGCACCTCGGATGTAGAGCCTATCGGACGGAACCGCTCAATGACCGGCAGAATAGGTGGCTCACCACTTTCCGTGTCGGGCTCAATAGCCTCGGTCAGACGCTCAATAATGCGCTGTTTGTATTTGAGCAAAGCGATTTCTTCAAGCGGCGTATTCTCGTCTTTCGCTATGACTCGCTCTTCAATATACCGCCAAACGATGTTGAGCACCTGAGGGAAAAGGATGTGTCGGGCGCTCCAGTCTTCTCGCTTGTCTTTAAGGCGGTGGGTCAGTTCGGCAGCGATCTCGTAGACTGTGGCTTGCAGCCGCTTCTCGCGATGGAAGGGGTTTCGGTCGTGGACTGCTTCTGGACCCGGACCCAGCCGATCGGGACGACCGATGCG
Encoded proteins:
- the purD gene encoding Phosphoribosylamine--glycine ligase, with protein sequence MKVLVVGGGGREHALVWKIAQSTKVSEIYCAPGNAGIAKLAKCVNIGAEDIKALADFAERERIDLTVVGPEAPLCAGIVDEFQKRGLRIFGPTKSAAEIEGSKVFCRQLLAKWGVPSPKFAVFDNPEEAKSYIRQQGAPIVVKAEGLAAGKGSIICLTLDEAIRAVDRIMVEREFGNAGKRVVVEELLEGREASVMVFTDGKTVKPMPPSRDHKRLLDNDQGPNTGGMGAYCPVPDIDAALYDQIVETIMKPTIAALAAEGRPYKGVLYGGLMFTKAGPKVLEFNCRFGDPETQAVLPLLETDLVEICEAVIDERLHEVKTQWRDGACICVVMASAGYPGAYEKGKIITGIDDAEREEGVIVFHAGTAQKDGQLVTSGGRVLGVTAVGNNFADAAEKVYRAVSKIHFDGAHYRRDIFPRSEVKGYCCVE